A genomic region of Candidatus Krumholzibacteriota bacterium contains the following coding sequences:
- the recJ gene encoding single-stranded-DNA-specific exonuclease RecJ produces the protein MENWIINHYDNTLGDTIAGALGIEAACARLLINRGIRSVEDALEFLEPSMTHLHDPFLFSEMEEAVSLFEGIANEGRKILIHGDYDADGICGTALLYEGLKRYGADVHFFVPDRAKDGYGLSMRVMERGIEKNLGLLISTDCGSSDGEVVSFLSRKGVKTIITDHHDIDERIPEADVFINPKLPGEKYPFRELAGVGVALKFLQAVETRTGKDLGLPGMLDLVAVGTLGDYVNLNDENRVLVSLGMKTLGKWEREGFKALQGASNLARKGFTARQICFTLVPRLNSPGRIGSTRDTVILLTTHDREEAISIARTIEEKNNTRRSLDSSVTEEASYLADINISKGDPNALVFSSESWHEGVVGIAASRLTEKYSLPAALIAVKGETGKGSVRSAGRIDVRKTLESCSEYLVAYGGHREAGGFSIRKEDIYDFRKKFNIAAGDQFNVDDACGQLVIDMEIEPGDRAHQLLAFLDRMEPYGPGNREPLFLVRNIRVIEGSRIVGNGHLKICGIDTSGMTHDFIGFSLGRAWNPADIMGKSLDMAVNLRMNSWQGREELQYQVKAIRYYQIESVMP, from the coding sequence ATGGAAAACTGGATCATCAACCATTATGACAACACTCTTGGTGACACCATCGCCGGAGCCCTGGGAATCGAGGCTGCCTGTGCCAGGTTATTGATCAACAGGGGGATCAGATCGGTTGAAGATGCACTCGAATTTCTTGAACCATCAATGACTCATCTTCACGATCCATTTCTTTTTTCGGAGATGGAAGAAGCGGTATCGCTGTTTGAAGGTATCGCCAATGAAGGCAGGAAGATCCTCATTCACGGCGATTACGATGCTGATGGCATATGCGGTACGGCACTTTTATATGAAGGACTGAAAAGGTACGGAGCTGATGTCCATTTTTTCGTTCCGGACAGGGCGAAAGACGGGTATGGCCTTTCAATGCGAGTGATGGAAAGAGGAATCGAGAAAAACCTTGGATTGCTGATTTCGACCGATTGCGGTTCGAGTGATGGAGAGGTGGTATCGTTCCTTTCCCGAAAAGGAGTCAAGACGATCATCACTGACCATCACGACATAGACGAAAGGATTCCCGAGGCAGATGTTTTTATCAATCCAAAGCTGCCGGGAGAAAAATACCCCTTCAGGGAACTCGCCGGAGTGGGAGTGGCGCTGAAGTTCCTTCAGGCTGTCGAGACGCGAACCGGTAAAGATCTCGGTCTTCCCGGGATGCTCGATCTTGTAGCCGTCGGGACGCTTGGTGATTATGTGAATCTGAATGACGAGAACAGGGTCCTGGTCTCGCTCGGGATGAAGACCCTGGGAAAATGGGAACGGGAGGGATTCAAGGCGCTTCAGGGCGCTTCCAATCTAGCCCGGAAAGGATTCACGGCGAGGCAGATCTGTTTTACCCTGGTACCCAGGTTGAATTCTCCCGGAAGGATAGGAAGCACGAGGGATACTGTTATCCTCCTGACCACTCATGACAGGGAAGAAGCAATCTCGATCGCCAGGACGATCGAGGAAAAAAATAATACGAGAAGATCGTTGGACAGTTCCGTAACGGAGGAAGCCTCGTATCTTGCCGATATAAATATCAGTAAAGGCGATCCGAACGCGCTCGTTTTTTCCTCGGAATCCTGGCATGAAGGGGTCGTAGGAATCGCCGCGTCGAGACTGACCGAAAAGTATTCGCTCCCCGCGGCTCTTATCGCGGTAAAAGGTGAGACTGGGAAAGGTTCGGTCCGGTCGGCGGGAAGGATCGACGTCAGAAAGACACTGGAATCGTGTTCAGAATATCTCGTAGCGTACGGCGGACACCGTGAAGCAGGGGGATTCAGTATCAGGAAGGAAGATATTTATGATTTCCGGAAAAAATTCAACATCGCTGCCGGAGATCAGTTCAACGTTGATGATGCCTGCGGGCAGCTTGTCATCGATATGGAGATCGAACCTGGCGATCGTGCTCATCAGCTGCTGGCGTTCCTTGATAGAATGGAACCATATGGACCGGGGAACAGGGAACCGTTATTCCTGGTCAGAAATATCAGGGTGATAGAGGGAAGCCGGATCGTCGGTAACGGCCATCTGAAAATATGCGGTATCGATACCAGTGGAATGACTCACGATTTCATTGGATTTTCCCTCGGACGCGCCTGGAATCCGGCTGATATAATGGGTAAATCGCTTGATATGGCAGTAAACCTGCGGATGAATTCCTGGCAGGGAAGAGAAGAACTCCAATACCAGGTGAAAGCGATAAGGTATTATCAGATAGAAAGCGTAATGCCATGA
- a CDS encoding D-tyrosyl-tRNA(Tyr) deacylase: MRVVVQRVREASVEVGGRIISSIGPGVVVLAAFKSGDTDEDLDWTARKILELRIFEDDQGKMNRSLIDLSGEVLVISQFTLYGNCRKGRRPAYSGSAPAEEAMRLYRRFIEISTGYYPRVAEGEFGAHMNVSLVNDGPVTLLIDRETEGI, from the coding sequence ATGAGAGTAGTGGTGCAGAGAGTCCGTGAAGCAAGTGTGGAGGTCGGCGGGAGGATTATATCCTCGATCGGACCCGGCGTTGTTGTGCTGGCCGCTTTTAAAAGCGGAGATACAGACGAAGATCTTGACTGGACAGCCAGAAAGATCCTTGAATTGAGGATCTTTGAGGACGATCAGGGAAAGATGAACAGGTCTCTGATCGATCTATCCGGTGAGGTGCTTGTCATCTCACAGTTCACGCTGTATGGTAATTGCAGGAAAGGAAGGCGTCCCGCTTACTCGGGCAGCGCTCCAGCGGAAGAGGCTATGAGGCTTTACAGGAGATTCATCGAGATCTCCACCGGCTATTATCCCAGAGTCGCTGAGGGTGAATTCGGTGCTCATATGAATGTCAGCCTGGTAAACGACGGGCCGGTGACACTGCTGATCGACAGGGAGACAGAGGGGATATGA
- the maf gene encoding septum formation inhibitor Maf: protein MNPFLSFEVQQDLILASASPRRREILDNLGFEFEVFPSSVDEDEVIWTDPVKVVRLLSELKAVDVQKSHPLKTIIAADTTVVCDGEVLAKPAGRDDAVKMLETLSGRMHQVITGVVLISPPNIRFIEEETTDVFFRKISSAEISEYIDTGEPFDKAGAYAIQGYASLFVERVEGCFYNVVGLPVPRLFRMFRKLEKVILAGKGQG from the coding sequence ATGAATCCGTTTTTATCATTTGAAGTCCAGCAGGACCTTATACTTGCCTCCGCGTCGCCGAGGCGCAGGGAGATCCTCGATAATCTCGGATTTGAGTTCGAGGTCTTTCCTTCTTCTGTCGATGAAGATGAAGTCATATGGACCGATCCGGTAAAAGTAGTCAGGCTCCTCTCGGAGTTAAAAGCAGTCGACGTTCAAAAGTCGCATCCTCTCAAGACTATTATAGCAGCTGACACAACGGTCGTCTGCGACGGCGAAGTGCTTGCCAAACCGGCAGGAAGGGATGACGCGGTCAAGATGCTGGAAACACTCTCGGGGCGCATGCATCAGGTGATCACCGGCGTTGTCCTAATATCCCCCCCTAATATCAGGTTCATAGAGGAAGAAACAACCGATGTCTTTTTCAGAAAAATATCATCAGCCGAGATATCGGAGTACATAGACACGGGGGAGCCTTTTGACAAGGCCGGGGCATACGCGATCCAGGGGTATGCTTCTCTTTTCGTGGAGAGGGTGGAGGGATGTTTTTACAACGTCGTCGGGTTGCCTGTGCCGAGACTTTTCAGGATGTTCAGGAAACTGGAAAAAGTAATATTGGCAGGGAAGGGGCAAGGATGA
- a CDS encoding YjbQ family protein, which produces MTVFEKEARFPTGGDGTIVDITGDLKAALAESGIKSGQLNVIVPGSTGAITAIEYEPGLIGDLPEFFEKIIPSGRSYRHDETWGDGNGFSHLRAALVGPSLSIPVSGGKLVLGQWQQVVFLEFDNRPRNRKIHINIIGE; this is translated from the coding sequence ATGACTGTTTTTGAAAAAGAAGCCAGATTCCCCACGGGGGGGGACGGAACGATAGTCGACATCACCGGCGACCTCAAGGCGGCTCTTGCCGAGAGCGGCATAAAATCGGGTCAGCTGAATGTCATAGTTCCAGGATCGACAGGAGCAATAACGGCTATAGAATATGAACCCGGTCTGATAGGAGATCTTCCCGAGTTTTTCGAGAAGATCATTCCATCGGGCAGATCGTATCGGCACGATGAGACCTGGGGGGATGGAAACGGATTTTCCCACCTGAGAGCGGCTCTCGTGGGACCATCCCTCTCGATCCCGGTCTCCGGGGGGAAGCTTGTCCTCGGGCAATGGCAGCAGGTCGTTTTTCTGGAATTCGACAACCGGCCGAGGAATAGAAAGATCCACATCAACATCATCGGAGAGTAA
- the mtnA gene encoding S-methyl-5-thioribose-1-phosphate isomerase: MFFRTVDYVEGAVRIIDQTLLPSEEKYLDLRTVEDVAEAIRSLKVRGAPAIGITAAYGVLLSLESVLIRSDPDLPRYIFDREKGRTVSVSRSDDFDALRNELFGAIDLLAATRPTAMNLFYALGRMRSIVENAPDDIESLCDRIEKEAFLVFEEEIDRELMIGEYGSGIIEDGMRVLTHCNAGGLATAGFGTALGVIYSAVSSGKRIELYADETRPLFQGSRLSAWESMKKGIKTTILCDSAAASLIAAGKIDVVITGADRIAMNGDTANKIGTLPLAIICSNYGIPFYIAAPVSTFDPESESGEDIVIEYRDSEELTSYQGIRIAPEGVNVYNPAFDVTPASLITAIITEKGLIKSPFDINIGKMRLSE, encoded by the coding sequence ATGTTTTTTCGTACAGTAGATTATGTTGAAGGCGCGGTCAGGATCATCGATCAGACTCTCCTTCCTTCGGAAGAGAAGTATCTCGATCTCCGGACTGTAGAGGATGTCGCCGAAGCGATCAGATCTCTCAAAGTCCGCGGAGCACCGGCGATAGGGATCACGGCGGCTTATGGAGTGCTTCTTTCCCTTGAATCTGTTCTCATCAGGTCGGATCCAGATCTTCCGCGGTATATTTTCGATCGTGAGAAGGGAAGGACAGTCTCTGTATCCCGATCGGACGATTTTGACGCTCTGCGCAACGAGCTTTTTGGAGCGATAGATCTTCTTGCCGCGACCAGGCCAACCGCCATGAATCTTTTCTACGCTCTTGGGAGGATGAGGAGTATTGTCGAAAACGCCCCTGATGATATAGAGTCGCTCTGTGACAGGATAGAAAAAGAAGCATTTCTTGTATTCGAAGAGGAGATCGACCGGGAACTGATGATCGGCGAATATGGTTCTGGTATCATTGAAGACGGAATGAGAGTCCTTACGCACTGCAACGCGGGAGGACTGGCGACGGCGGGGTTCGGCACGGCTCTGGGAGTCATATATTCGGCGGTCTCCAGTGGAAAGAGGATAGAACTCTATGCCGACGAGACAAGGCCTCTTTTTCAGGGGAGCAGGCTGTCGGCATGGGAATCGATGAAAAAAGGTATCAAAACCACTATCCTGTGCGACAGCGCGGCCGCGTCGCTGATCGCCGCGGGGAAGATTGACGTGGTGATTACCGGAGCCGACAGAATAGCGATGAATGGAGATACGGCAAACAAGATAGGGACGCTCCCGCTGGCGATAATCTGTTCTAACTATGGAATCCCCTTTTACATAGCGGCACCGGTATCGACATTTGATCCTGAATCTGAAAGTGGAGAGGACATAGTCATCGAATACCGCGATAGTGAAGAATTGACCTCATATCAGGGAATCAGGATCGCTCCGGAGGGGGTAAACGTATATAATCCGGCGTTTGACGTCACCCCGGCTTCGCTGATTACCGCCATAATTACTGAAAAAGGATTGATAAAGAGCCCTTTTGATATTAATATAGGCAAAATGAGGTTATCGGAATGA
- the rplM gene encoding 50S ribosomal protein L13, translating to MQKTTVLKPGEFERNWYLIDANGKTLGRLASRIATILRGKNKPGYAPHMDIGDFIVVVNASKVKVTGNKLEDKNYWSYSGYSGGLRLTSLKVKMEKDPVFPLTNAVKGMLPHNKLGRRLLKKLKVYAGAQHPHKAQAPEVLEF from the coding sequence ATGCAAAAAACTACGGTATTAAAGCCGGGAGAGTTCGAAAGAAACTGGTATCTGATTGACGCCAATGGTAAAACGCTCGGCAGGCTGGCGTCGCGGATCGCCACGATTCTCAGAGGCAAGAACAAGCCAGGATATGCTCCTCACATGGATATCGGCGATTTTATCGTCGTTGTCAACGCCTCGAAAGTCAAGGTGACGGGCAACAAGCTTGAAGACAAGAATTACTGGTCCTACAGCGGGTATTCCGGTGGTCTGAGGTTGACGAGCCTCAAGGTCAAGATGGAAAAGGATCCGGTTTTTCCTCTGACGAACGCGGTCAAAGGCATGCTTCCCCATAACAAACTGGGGCGAAGACTGCTCAAAAAGCTTAAAGTTTATGCCGGAGCCCAGCATCCTCACAAGGCCCAGGCACCTGAGGTCCTTGAGTTTTAG
- the rpsI gene encoding 30S ribosomal protein S9 — protein sequence MSKEVFHSVGRRKSSVARIYLTEGKGDILVNGVSLPEYMKRESLTLLVRQPLNITNAETKYDIKATVKGGGTAGQAGAIRLGISRAIILHDETMRGVLKSGGFLTRDAREKERKKYGQPGARKKFQFSKR from the coding sequence TTGTCGAAAGAAGTATTCCATTCGGTCGGAAGAAGGAAGTCATCTGTAGCGCGTATCTATCTTACAGAAGGAAAGGGTGACATCCTGGTCAACGGCGTATCTCTTCCCGAATACATGAAGAGGGAAAGCCTTACGCTTCTGGTCCGTCAGCCGTTGAATATTACGAACGCTGAGACCAAGTATGATATAAAGGCTACCGTCAAGGGAGGCGGAACCGCCGGACAGGCGGGAGCAATACGTCTCGGGATCTCAAGAGCTATCATATTGCACGATGAGACGATGAGAGGAGTCCTTAAATCAGGAGGATTTCTTACCAGAGACGCGAGAGAAAAAGAGCGTAAGAAATATGGCCAGCCAGGAGCGAGGAAGAAGTTCCAGTTCTCGAAGCGCTAG
- the rpsB gene encoding 30S ribosomal protein S2, with the protein MKGWRINQKEKKVEVQIKDLLEAGVHFGHQTRRWNPKMKPYIYKEQNSIYIIDLRKTLDKLKIAYSMLHEIASEGKTVLFVGTKRQSKESVRDDATRCGMYYINERWLGGTLTNHKTIGASLSKIDDFEAMERDGRIEQLSKKERLDIEKKKAKLLKILAGIRGMSKMPSCVIVFDTNKESIAIREAKRLNIPIIGLVDTNSDPDEVDIAIPANDDAIRSIKLFTKTLSDAVIEGRAKYLKNKDFVESKGKKKEQATRENITPVSKAPSEKAVTEPEEKKSE; encoded by the coding sequence ATGAAGGGGTGGAGGATAAACCAAAAGGAGAAAAAAGTGGAAGTCCAGATCAAGGATCTGCTGGAAGCGGGCGTTCATTTCGGGCACCAGACGCGGCGCTGGAACCCCAAGATGAAACCGTATATTTACAAAGAACAGAACAGCATTTATATCATCGACCTGCGTAAGACTCTCGATAAACTTAAAATCGCATATAGCATGCTTCATGAGATCGCCAGCGAGGGTAAGACTGTCCTTTTCGTGGGAACAAAAAGGCAGTCGAAGGAAAGCGTTCGCGATGATGCCACCAGATGCGGGATGTACTATATCAACGAACGCTGGCTCGGAGGCACATTAACGAACCACAAGACCATCGGCGCCAGTTTGAGCAAGATCGACGATTTTGAAGCAATGGAAAGAGATGGCAGGATCGAACAGTTGTCGAAGAAGGAACGGCTCGATATCGAAAAGAAGAAAGCCAAACTGTTGAAGATCCTTGCCGGTATTCGCGGCATGAGCAAAATGCCATCATGTGTCATAGTATTTGACACCAATAAAGAATCGATAGCTATAAGGGAAGCGAAAAGGCTGAATATTCCGATCATAGGCCTGGTCGACACGAACAGCGACCCTGATGAAGTCGACATCGCTATCCCTGCTAACGATGATGCCATACGTTCGATAAAATTATTCACAAAAACTCTGTCAGACGCTGTGATAGAAGGAAGAGCAAAATACCTGAAGAACAAGGATTTTGTCGAATCCAAGGGTAAGAAAAAGGAACAGGCGACAAGAGAGAATATAACGCCCGTCAGCAAAGCTCCCTCGGAGAAAGCTGTGACAGAACCGGAAGAGAAGAAATCAGAATAA
- the tsf gene encoding translation elongation factor Ts, with the protein MEITPKLVKELRDRTNVGMMDCKKALQETGGDIEAAIKILREKGLSSAAKRAHREAKEGTIFSYIHSNNKLGVLVELNCETDFVARTDDFQELGKNIAMQIAAANPSVVSRDDVSEEDLEREREIFRNQALKSGKPEKILDKIVEGKIEKFYSENVLLEQTYIKDDKIVVGDLIKEVIGKLGENMVIRRFVRFQLGEE; encoded by the coding sequence ATGGAAATAACACCGAAATTAGTCAAGGAACTCAGGGACAGGACTAACGTTGGAATGATGGACTGCAAGAAGGCTCTTCAGGAGACCGGAGGAGATATCGAAGCGGCGATAAAGATCCTGCGCGAGAAAGGACTTTCTTCCGCTGCCAAAAGAGCGCACAGGGAAGCTAAGGAAGGTACGATCTTTTCATATATTCACAGCAATAACAAGCTCGGGGTCCTGGTCGAACTGAATTGTGAGACAGATTTTGTGGCAAGGACCGATGATTTCCAGGAACTGGGGAAGAATATCGCTATGCAGATCGCGGCGGCGAATCCTTCCGTTGTGAGCCGTGATGACGTTTCCGAAGAAGATCTTGAGCGTGAAAGAGAGATATTCAGAAACCAGGCGCTCAAGTCGGGAAAGCCGGAAAAGATACTTGATAAAATCGTTGAAGGAAAGATTGAAAAGTTCTACAGTGAGAATGTACTTCTTGAGCAGACCTATATAAAAGATGACAAGATCGTCGTCGGGGATCTGATCAAGGAAGTAATAGGGAAACTTGGAGAAAACATGGTTATTAGACGTTTTGTCCGGTTCCAGCTGGGAGAGGAATAA
- a CDS encoding UMP kinase, protein MTARPEIRRVLLKVSGEVFGGVEQSIDLDMTGEFASDLKEALETGVEIAVVVGGGNILRGSMISGKKVQRISADYMGMLGTVINALALQGVLEEMGVEARVMTPFGVGQVAERFIRREAAGRLREGMLLILAGGTGNPYFTTDTAAALRAAEIEADILIKGTKVQGIYDSDPVRDPSAKLIEELSFSEVLRDDLRVMDGTAVALCRDNDIPIIVFNIMEKGNLKKVLQGEKIGSIVR, encoded by the coding sequence ATGACAGCGCGTCCAGAGATCAGGAGAGTGCTTCTGAAAGTAAGCGGGGAGGTCTTCGGTGGGGTGGAACAGAGTATAGATCTTGATATGACAGGAGAGTTCGCATCCGATTTAAAAGAGGCGCTTGAAACGGGAGTCGAGATCGCCGTGGTCGTGGGAGGTGGTAATATACTCAGGGGGTCGATGATCAGCGGAAAGAAGGTCCAGAGGATATCGGCGGACTATATGGGTATGCTCGGTACGGTCATAAACGCTCTCGCGCTCCAGGGTGTCCTGGAGGAAATGGGCGTGGAAGCAAGGGTGATGACTCCTTTCGGAGTAGGACAGGTCGCAGAACGGTTTATCAGGAGGGAAGCAGCCGGTCGTCTCCGCGAAGGGATGTTGCTGATTCTTGCCGGAGGAACGGGAAACCCTTATTTTACGACGGATACCGCGGCAGCGCTGAGAGCGGCGGAAATCGAGGCTGATATCCTGATAAAAGGGACAAAGGTGCAGGGTATCTATGACAGCGATCCAGTCAGGGATCCTTCAGCAAAACTGATAGAAGAGTTGAGTTTTTCTGAAGTACTCCGGGACGACCTTAGAGTTATGGATGGTACGGCGGTAGCATTATGCAGGGATAACGATATTCCGATCATTGTCTTCAATATAATGGAAAAGGGAAATCTCAAGAAGGTATTACAGGGCGAAAAGATAGGATCTATCGTAAGATAA
- the frr gene encoding ribosome recycling factor — MDQIDKIFSETEDHMKKSIEMTEMELASIRTGKASPTLLDSVKVDYYGSSVPLKQIANIAIPDARLITVQPWEKPIVGEVVKAILASNLGLTPQSDGTFIRIPLPPLTEERRIELVKSVKHIVEDGRIAIRNIRREANDRVKKLEKSHDISEDDSHKYQKEIQEMTDESIKVLDNVSDVKEQEIMEF, encoded by the coding sequence ATGGATCAGATTGACAAGATATTCTCGGAAACTGAAGATCATATGAAAAAATCGATTGAGATGACAGAGATGGAATTGGCTTCTATAAGGACTGGAAAAGCATCTCCCACGCTTCTCGACAGTGTAAAGGTCGACTATTACGGGTCTTCAGTACCTCTTAAACAGATCGCAAATATCGCGATCCCCGATGCCAGACTTATCACTGTTCAGCCCTGGGAAAAACCTATCGTAGGCGAAGTCGTGAAAGCGATACTCGCCTCGAATCTTGGACTGACTCCCCAGAGTGATGGCACCTTTATTCGAATACCCCTGCCGCCGCTGACTGAGGAAAGAAGGATCGAACTCGTAAAGTCAGTAAAGCACATAGTGGAGGACGGAAGGATAGCGATCAGAAATATTCGGCGGGAAGCCAATGACAGGGTGAAAAAACTGGAGAAATCCCATGATATATCAGAGGACGATTCTCATAAATACCAGAAGGAAATACAGGAAATGACTGATGAGTCGATCAAGGTACTCGACAATGTCTCTGACGTAAAAGAACAGGAAATAATGGAATTTTAA
- a CDS encoding isoprenyl transferase, whose amino-acid sequence MKEEEIENEIEALKKTKGLPEHIAIIMDGNGRWARKRKLPRIAGHRSGRESVRTTVQTCARIGIPVLSLYTFSLENWNRPAGEVKALMSFLRRVLESEFLELDKNNIQLRAMGRLDLLPKSTKKVLDETIEKLSRNDGMILNLCLSYSGRAEIVDSVKGIARDLIEGKIQVDSIDETLFRQYLYSPDLPDPDLLIRSSGELRISNFLLWQIAYSEIFVTDVLWPDFREEHLLKAINEYLCRDRRFGGLKSR is encoded by the coding sequence ATGAAAGAAGAAGAAATAGAAAATGAGATAGAAGCCCTTAAAAAGACAAAAGGACTGCCGGAACATATAGCGATAATCATGGATGGAAACGGCAGGTGGGCCAGGAAAAGGAAATTGCCCCGGATCGCCGGACACAGGTCGGGAAGGGAATCAGTCCGCACGACCGTCCAGACATGCGCCAGGATAGGAATACCTGTCCTTTCCCTCTACACATTCTCGCTTGAAAACTGGAACAGGCCCGCGGGGGAAGTAAAAGCACTTATGTCGTTTCTAAGGAGAGTCCTTGAATCTGAATTCCTTGAACTCGACAAGAACAACATTCAGCTGAGGGCCATGGGAAGGCTCGACCTCCTCCCGAAGTCGACTAAAAAAGTCCTGGACGAGACGATTGAAAAGCTGTCCCGAAACGATGGAATGATCCTTAATCTATGTCTGAGTTACAGCGGCAGGGCCGAGATCGTCGATTCGGTGAAAGGGATCGCCCGTGATCTGATCGAAGGGAAAATCCAGGTCGATTCGATCGATGAGACACTTTTCAGGCAGTACCTTTACTCTCCCGATCTGCCCGATCCGGATCTTCTGATCAGAAGCAGTGGGGAATTGAGAATAAGCAACTTCCTTCTCTGGCAGATAGCCTATTCCGAAATTTTCGTCACGGATGTCCTCTGGCCCGATTTTCGGGAAGAGCACCTGTTGAAAGCTATCAATGAGTATCTGTGCCGTGATCGAAGATTCGGGGGTTTAAAAAGCAGGTAA
- a CDS encoding phosphatidate cytidylyltransferase, giving the protein MNEDHSGRAGKAEKSGGKKSTILDRLIMSAIFIPCFLITARRGGIYYLILIDMIILVGLWEFYRMMEAKGLKPYKIIGILSGIALPWYIFFQQGVYANLLLTVIFIGIMTSELWRKEKERAVYHISVTIFGVFYVAWLGSHFILVRELPQILGQDYSAGYSYVVMIFALTWSYDTGAYTTGRLFGRHKLFPSVSPGKTVEGSIGGVFFSIGGIFIVRAIMAPYIGWIDAVLLAVVASVIGQIGDLVESMLKRDVDVKDSSETIPGHGGVLDRFDSVLFTAPVIYYLLRYYLF; this is encoded by the coding sequence ATGAACGAAGATCATTCGGGCAGAGCCGGGAAGGCTGAAAAGTCCGGCGGCAAAAAAAGTACGATCCTTGACAGGCTGATAATGTCAGCGATATTCATTCCATGTTTTTTGATCACGGCAAGAAGAGGGGGGATCTATTACCTGATCCTGATCGATATGATCATCCTCGTGGGATTGTGGGAATTCTACCGGATGATGGAAGCAAAAGGGTTAAAACCATACAAGATAATAGGTATCCTGAGTGGAATAGCGCTTCCATGGTATATTTTCTTTCAGCAGGGTGTGTACGCCAACCTCCTTCTGACAGTCATCTTTATAGGAATTATGACGAGTGAACTCTGGAGAAAGGAAAAAGAAAGGGCTGTCTATCATATCTCCGTCACGATCTTTGGAGTCTTCTATGTCGCGTGGCTGGGAAGTCATTTTATACTCGTCCGCGAACTGCCGCAGATCCTCGGGCAGGATTATTCTGCTGGTTATTCATATGTCGTAATGATATTCGCTCTGACATGGAGCTATGACACGGGAGCTTATACGACAGGAAGGCTCTTTGGCAGGCACAAGTTATTTCCCTCGGTCTCGCCCGGCAAGACTGTCGAGGGCTCTATCGGGGGAGTCTTCTTCTCGATCGGTGGTATATTCATCGTCAGGGCTATAATGGCTCCTTACATCGGATGGATCGACGCAGTTCTTCTCGCCGTTGTAGCCTCTGTAATAGGACAGATCGGCGACCTGGTCGAATCGATGCTGAAAAGAGATGTCGATGTAAAGGATTCTTCCGAGACTATTCCCGGACACGGGGGAGTACTTGACAGGTTCGATTCAGTCCTGTTTACTGCTCCGGTGATATATTATCTGCTCAGATACTATTTGTTCTGA